The window AGTCAAACATCTTGTGTGAAACTGTAGCCTAATTATGCAAAACTAAAAGAGCAGCAATGTGGTTCATAAAAAGAGGAACACAGAAGCGAAATGTCTGTTGGTTTTATgtgttgatttgtttttggtGTGTGATTTAGTGCATGCAGTACTTCATCTGTAGCCACCGTTATTATCTCATGAATCTCCAATAAAGGTAGTCATGTGTACGTATTATTGTTTTGGGCTTGTTGCTAATCGCGTGGCGATTCTTTCCATCTCATTACATTAAAGCAGACAGAAATAGTGTCTTTCATTCCCACATAATGTCTTGTCAGTATCTTTATTTTTCATCGTTTCCTCTCTTACTGAATAGGGAAACCTGTGCAATATAGATGTGCATCAACATTAATATTATATTAATGTTTTTGTATAAATGGCTGAGTGACAATCTCCtgaaacgtaaaaaaaaaaagaaagtaatgcATCTGCCCAGTTAAACACCGACTACCAACCCGCCCAacctaccacacacacacacactcactcttgattgaacttctatctttgtgaagaatTTATTGACATAAGACATTGTGCAGCCCCTGACCATGACCTGAACCTTCACTAGGAAACCTCAAGTTCTAACCTCAAATCCAGGGTTGAACCCTGTCCTATCCTGAGGTAGAAGGCCTGAGTGATCCACTGATCACCAGTGGATTGACCCCTTCATCAAGTTCACTGAGGGTTCATTGATCCAggctttgtttttaaaacaacCACTCTATCCCCAACCATTTACCCTGAGAGGCCCTGCATGGACAGTCTGCCCTGAACACATCTGCCCTGGACCACAGGGTTAGCAGCCTCAGCAGGGAGGACATTCCCCAGGACTCCGGGATGCAAACTGACCAGGCCCCCGAGCCAACTACACTTGACAAGGGGTGGCGGCTCCGTTGAGCTCCTCTTGGATAATTACCTAATGATTCTaaagttatttaatgatttGAAAAAGTACTCTTAGATAATTAGAGGCTTTGAAAAAATTGGAGTGAAAAGAGcaacagaaaacatccaccaCCAGTGATATTGAGTCAAAACAGATCAATTAGTTACAGTGGGCCAAATGAGGACCAGGCAGGTCGTTGCCCCACTTCCAATGTCTGTATTTcacatacattttaatttaatatgtgTAAAACTACAGCATAAATATGtctcatttgtctttatttcactttaGATTTAGAGTTTTTATTAATGAATGCATAATTAGAGGTTTTTTTAAGGTAACAGTGGTTTGATGCAGCGTTATCCAATACCATGGCATCAGTGAACAATGGGAAATTAATCCTGACATGGACAGAAcatgaaaaaatagaaaatccAACCTGGAATCTTCCTGATTGTGCTGACCTTAGCTGAGTCCAACAGCTCTAAATGCCACAAATATCCCACCTACTGGTCCCGCGTCCCACTGGTTCGAGAAAATTTTGAAGACAAAATACTTCTTTTGGAACATTTAGTGCCAGGACATAAAAGTGCCTCATTAAAGGTGATCTCATGTGTCCCGACGGTGGAGGGGGGTTGGGAAGAGTCCTGCCAGGAGCCCAAGAGAGCAAAGTGCAAATCGGCAGATGACgaaaggagaggacagagatcACAAGAACCGTGACACACACCTATCTAACCACACATTAAAGAGCTCTCAGGCTGCTCACCTCAACACAACCCGGCAGTGTCACGTCTGCGGACTGCTGACGGAGCTCAAGGCTGAAGACTAAGTGAGTACAATCTCATTCATGGCTCCTTCACTTCAATCTGACGCGAGGTGCAGATGTGCGAAATGAAATCAGGGAGATTCAGTTACAGAGGATGGAAAACTTTCATTCCTTTTTCATTCAGGCAGAAAAGGTTTCCCAGAATGGAACAGAAACTTAATTAGGTGTGTTAATTAAAGTTGCATGTGTCGCATCAATACTCCTGCTGTGAGTGACTCCTATTGATTCAATTAAAACTTCAAATCAATAGAATTGGAGGTGACGAAAAGCTCCCCAAAGACAACAGAAATGTTGTTTGGTCTCTATATGGTGGTCCCCTCACCTGTAAGCTATTTTTAGATGCTTTACTTTCTGTTTTCATCTCAAACATAGTTGAGCTTTATTAAAATAGTCCCTAAAATATTAGTTGATCTCATCAAATTGACATCTGAGatgatcaacacacacacagcacagacaaCAGAACGAGGTCACTCTAGAAATGAAAGAGTTgtctttgtgtgtatgtgtgtgtttgtgtgtgaacttCTGCGGGGTCATTTCGATTGGCCTTATCCCGTGTTTACTTTATTTAACTTGAACCAGAGTGACTGCTGATAATACTCAGTATGGGAAGGTGCTGCAGGAACCCACAATTCAGAATCTCCGCCCCACATGTTTCTGCATTCAGAGCAGGGTTTGTGTGGTTCTATTACagttgaaatgtaaaaaaaaaaccttcatcaCCGAAGTTTTATTAGTCATGAAGGTTTTTGTCtccatgattttaaacattccttttatttcctcctaAAGTGTCTTTGTTTGAAGCTGTATTTAATACAACTATAAAGATAAAGTTCTGGGTCTTGATCCAGCAGGAACCATGAGGTCTGTGGGGTCTCCCAGCGTAGTGACCCGCCGGAACGTTAAAGCTCATTCAAACCAGATCTCTGGTAAGCTCGTTTACgtctcagctgctgtttttaaagctgctgcttcatcacagCATGAACGTTCCATTTCAGTTTGTAGCCGCTTGAATTGTTCTCCTCTTTTTGCAGGGGTGAATGATAATtctgtgcaggaggaggacctaAAGCTGTGGCAGAAACACGCACAGGTGACCCTTTAACCCTTCACACACTCTCCCTGCTCAACATGATTCATTTAGGAACACGTGTAGGTGATGAGGATTAAAATTACACTTAccttgtttcctcctgcaggagttGAAGGTGAAGGTTTTGGAGCAGGTTCAGGATCAGCTCAGCGACCTGTTAGACAAAGCTCTGATTGAAAACGTTCCACCTTTTTACCAAAAACAGCCAGCAGCTAATGGAACAAcaacacacccatcatccaggTCAGGAGGAGGCCACAGTTACTGTCATTGTTGTTTGCTGCCATGCATTTTCCTCCTATTAATGccattaaaatgtttgtgtCCATTATGATGCCACTCTAGATCCCAGAGAATGGACGACGGCAAAGTTTTTATGGCCAGGCCGTCAGTTTTGGAGTGAGTGGGACGAAAAATATGAAATTCATTCCTGCAACTGCATTTTCAAGCCCAATATATGTGCAAATTAATTTGAATAGattaggttaaaaaaacaatatcTAATAATAAATTGCAAGCACAATAGTTAATTATACTATAGTTATAATATTTTTCTGTACGTTTCATAAAATTGAAAGATCCTACCTCTGCCTCTATCATTTTAAAGGCAGTGGCACTCAACATCCAGTTATATGCAATATTTATGACTGAGATGACTTGCTGTTGCGTGTATTTGTGGATTATAGATTATAAAAACCATTAATACACTGAAATGATGCAACCTAATTATTTACTCTATGTTCTCCTTTATTAGCGAACTGTTTGAGATCAGCCACATCAGGACCATCTACCACATGTTCATagctgtgctgctcatcttcttTCTGAGCACGTTGACTGTGGACTACATTGACCAGggcaggtctgtgtgtgtgtgtgtgtgtgtgtgtgtgtgtgtgtgtgttcttgctacaTACTGTACCAAATCCTTATTCTACTTGAAAAAGTGGGACTTTttggggaagtgaggacattttggctggtcttcACTACTTGAAAGGACAGGTTGATGCTTAAGACTTGATttttaaggttggggttagagttggatttaggttagggttagggttttggtAGTTCTGGTTCGTGTAACAGGCTGGGCAATGCATTATTCTTGttgaagtcctcacaaagatagaagtgcaaGGCTGTGTGTATTTGAGGATTATACTTGGAATGCCTATTACTGCTAATTAAGTTCAAAAAGACCACAATTAATTATGTTCTTATTCATAATTAGCTTCTGCTCGCTCGTGTATCTTTCTCAGGTTGGTCCTGGAGTTCGACCTCCTGTTCTACGCCTTTGGCAACCTGGGCACCGTCACCTGGGCTTGGATCGTCATGTTTGCCTACACCCTCCTGGTTCCCTACTATGCCATGCGGCTCTGGGGGTCTCTGTACCACACCTTCCCCTCTAAGCTGGGGCTGTCTCTCAGCACAGGCCTGCTTCTGTCAGCAGTGCAGATCTGTGTCCTGGGACAGTTCCCCGTGCACGTGGTTGTACAGTACCAGCTGCCACCGGCCTCCAGATTCATTGTGATACTAGAACAGGTCAGTGTGATTACTGTTCCAGTTCTTTTCAAGTTTGTTCCTCACTGCGTGTGTTGTCATAGCAAcgattaaaaacaaaagcaaacatggacatggaaacatttacaaCTGAGGAAGTATAAGGAAGAATATGTATTCAATTGAAATATAATGGTCCATCAAGACCATGAAACAAGGTCCACGTCCTCCGGGGGAATTATTTTGATTTGAAATCAGCTGTAGTTTACGCTCAGCTGACGAAACCTGTTCTCTGAGGAAGCCTTTAGACCCTACGTTCATGTTTGTTTGATTAAAAGAAATAGgcaaacaaatgaatgaaacatcACGGTGTTGACAGGCGCAAACGCAGAAACACAGACTGTGTCAACAGCACACTTTCGCAACGGTGTCAAGTGTTATTACTGACTCGCAGTTATTAATTATTCATATCGAGCATGTGATATTCCCTCAGATCCGATTTGTGATGAAGAGCTACTCATTCATAAGAGAGACGGCTCCTCTTGTGATGAACAATCCACCAAAGGAAGGTACTGGACACTTCTGATGGCAGATAATCTGGGCTCAGAACTGGAtctctcagctgtgtgtgtgtgtgtgtgtttgtttgttttaaggaGAAAATCCCAGATTCCCAACACTGTCCAGCTATCTGTACTTCCTCTTCTGCCCAACGTTGATCTACAGGGAATCATATCCCCGGTAGGATAtcttggacccccccccccccatgtgcacaatttattgtgtttattagtTAATCCCAATAACCTGTTGACCCAAACCGGAGTCGATTTCATGGCAGGATGTGAGAAAAGATTGGGCCTTTCGTTTCAAACCTGAAATGCAATTAGAGGCACCTCAGCAGAGATAAAAATTAAGATCTGGTAAAACACAAATAACGGTTGGGATCCATAGCGACGGGCGCTCAGCAGCCGATCTGTCACTGTCATGGCTTCCTGGCAGTGCAACGCTGTTGATGACAAGTGCAGGTTTATGACGGCGCCGCGGTCGATGGCCTACGTGCATGAAACAATAACGTGTTCTGTCCCTTTGTTTCAGGAATTCCCACATAAGGTGGAACTATGTTTTTGTGACAGTGGGCATGGTAAGATCATAGTTTTATCTGTCAAGATTACATAAGAGAAGGTCAATGCAGGTCACCGGCTGAGAACATATGAGCcagatgtttttgtgtttttttctgacTCTCTTTTACTGGTGCTCAATTTTAGATCTTTGGATGTTTGTTTTATGGCTACTTCGTCCTGGTCCGCCTGTGCGTGCCCGTCTTCCGGCCCGAGACAAACCAGCCGTTCACTAAAAGATCGATGGTTTTGGCCGTGTTTAATTCAATATTACCAGGTATTCCCAGGCAGACCTTCCATAACCTTGTATCTGCTTCTATAAAACTGCCTCATTTGCATGAGTCGTCAGTCTCAGTGAATAGAAAATGGGTCTCCGGTGTTTTCAAGTGTGTGAAGCTCCCTCAGCAGCCCTCTGTTgacgtgtgtgttgcaggaaTCATGCTCCTCCTGTTGTGCTTCTTTGCCTTCCTGCATTGCTGGCTCAACCTCTTCGCCGAGCTGCTGCAGTTCGCCGACAGGATGTTTTATAAGGTGTGTGGATTGGCTGTGGACACACTATCGTGCATCAGTGGCGACCACTTATTGATCCCCTGTGATGGACATTTGCTGTTACCAGTACAACTGCTCCAATCTCTGTTAACGCGACACTTATTCAGTGGCATAGCTGATAAATAATTTAGTTTTCATGCAAACAGTTAATTTTGCAATCAAGGAGTCACTGGATTGTTGTGCTGGATGATTGTAAAGCAACTTTAAAAATTTCACATCACACCCACAGGAGAAGTTTGTCTTCTTGTccttatgctaagctaatttgCCTTCAGGTTTAGCACAGTGAGGTTTAAGAGTGGCTGAAACATGTTGTCAGAAAGGTCGGCCTCTTCCCTAAAAACTAAACTGTCATCAGGACCATATTTGTTCATATGTTGAAAGAGTctgacttgttttgttttgttgcaatATTGGGAAAAAGTAACCCTGAGGCTGACTTTTTAACCTCTTCAGTAACTTTATTTAATCAGCTCTAGATACTTGTTAAATATTATCTGCTTCTTTTTAACTTGAAAAACAAAGTCTTGGAacccagttttgtttttctgcttcctttcccATTTTGGCCCCTCacttatttcttcttcttttcctccccgGTGGATTTTTGCAGGACTGGTGGAACTCAACATCATTCACCAACTACTACCGCACTTGGAATGTGGTGGTTCACGACTGGCTCTTTTACTACGGATACCGAGACTTTCTGTGGGTGAGCAGATTGGTGGCCAACTGGAACCTGCAGAAATAACAGGCACATCCGCCAAGCGGCTCCTGCTCGCTTCAGGATCACTGACGCTACAGTTGTAGTCGCTTAACTCGGATGTTATTTCTATAAATGCCTGCTGATGGAGCTAACTGGATAATTATGGGTTGGCTGTTACACAAGTAGACACCCAGGAGCTCCCAAAGGTTCTGATAAATCCATGGGTGCATATTTGATGCAGAAGGCTTGTGTACTTTAATACATCATTTATCCCCAGGAGGAGTTTACTCAACGGTGTATTTGCAACACAGATTTGCAACAGTTACACAGTTGGACTCACATGACAAGTGTGTGTTATGTTAACTGTGTCAATAGTAGTGTCCTGATCTGTGAAGCCGACCCTCTCCTGGTCTTTGTTTAATCCCTCCAGCTGTCCAAGAGGAAATTCAGAACAGCTGCCATGCTCTCCGTCTTCATCGTGTCCGCTATCGTCCACGAGTACGCCCTGTCCATGGGCTTCGGCTTCTTCTACCCAGTCATGTTCTGCCTGTTTGCTGTGTTCGGAGGTGAGCCAACAGTCGAAATGATCCAGTCAGTGCTTCCAGATTTCAATTTAACAGTGCATCAGCATATAAGtcgtttttttatttttgggagAAAAGTGTGACAGAAATAAGCTGAAGATATTTGTAATTTAGCTTTAAGTATAGGAATTACTAGTAGATTACACAGCAGGTTTCCTGATATTAACCTCAGGAAAATGACACTTAACATCAGAAACCTGTTGACATTTGAGCTTCTAAAAGGAGTTTTAGACGCTCCGATATAAACTGCATGTTCCTCCATGGTTTTTTCCATCACCAGTGGTGTTCAACTTCACTCTGAACGACAAGCGCCAGAGCCCCGTGTTCAACGTCATCATGTGGGCGTGTCTGTTCGTCGGCCAGGGCGTCCAGGTGTGTCTCTACTGTCAGGAGTGGTATGCCCAGGCCCGCTGCCCTCGCACAGGGGTATGTACTCAACCCGCGCCAAGGCTTTGATGACAGTAGAATCACTGAAAATAATCCCAACAGCACTGCCAAGCctaggaaaaacaggaaaaactgatCTGTGCGCCATCGGAGTATTACGCAATCGGCGCCAGAGGACTCTGACGTCATTCGACTTTCACTGTTTTATCATCCTGGATTTGTTTTCCGCGTCCTTTTCCGCTCGCTCACAAGCATCTGTCATCACTTGTGACAAAACTTGTTATAGATGCGGGAACACACTCAGGCACCCCCGCGATGGCGAAATGAGTTAACCCAGAAACCCGGCCAGCATCTGAAATCCCAGATGTGAGGGCTTTGCACGACAGATGCGTGCACATACTTAACACACTTATTCCACTATCATCTACTGAATCTCTGCGTATCGTCCAGctcaaacacactctcacatgcACTAACTCAGATAGATGTTGTCTAAAAACAGGAGCGCCATCCATGAATTGTGATTATTACATGATAATGAACGGATGAAAATGAATGAGTAGATCACAGGCGCTACGAGGATGACGAGTGTGACGTGTGTAAcgtgtgatgtgatgtgatgcaaAGTTATTTACACTAATACCCACTCCTCTTTCATCCCAGCAGAACAGTTTCCTGGAGTTGGTGACACCCCGCTCTTGGTCCTGCAATTGAACCAACTCACCAGAACTCTGTAGAAAACAACTTAAATTTGAAAATGGTAAAGTTACTGTAATTAACTCACACCAGTAACAACAGAACTCCACATTGATGCAACCCTTCATTCAGCCACTGGATTTGTTGATGGGAGTTTGCTGGGAATTTGCCAAGGAAGCTGTTTTCCCCATTAGAGTTGATGCTCAGCGTgaactgtgtatatatatatatatatgactcGTTAAAAAGACTTCAATTCTTTCAAATGTCTGTAGTTTGCTGGATGCTCtgtatattgtattttttaacTTTGCTGTATTTATAATAAAGCTGTCTTAAATTGATGcaatttctgttgtgttgtgtgtgtgtgggtgagggggAGTTTTATATATTTGAGGGTTTATTTGCAACTGGGTGGGATGTCAGTCAGGTTCAACACACTCAACGTCTTATCTGCGCCACGTCCCTGGGAATTCATACCGGGAGGAGACTAACAGCCAGGGTAATTGTTTGCATTAGTGATGTAAAGCTTTCTGTTCTGATACTCTAATAGCAAATTTACTGAGTTGGGCTttatctctcctctcccataTTAAAAAGTACTACAAGGGGTCCAATGACCTGACTATGCCACCCATCACCTTGGACTTGCACTACATTTCGGTCTGTGTTATTAAAGGCTCTGATTAGACCCCAGAGCTATATTTTATAAGGTTTGCCTCAGTCAAGGCAGATTCATGTGTCATGGCTGCTCTTGTCTTTCCAACTGTCTTTGTCCAGTACAGGCCATGCCTCGGCTTATCATGCATGTACTGTTGCATACATTATACAGACAATACTCAGCACAATATTTGACCCTTATACTCAGAAATTTCACCCTTACAAATCTATCTGcacagaggattgtgggtaaataGGCTGAAACTGCTATTTTTAAATAGTGAAAATAGGATGAAATGCAGGTTATCTTGCATTCTTGGCTTCCTGCATTCAACCTTTGGATTTAAAGTTACTGTAGAATAACGATGCATATGGTATGGGGCTTGGGTTTATGGACTGCATCAGGATAGTTTCAGTCATCCAGGAGCAAAAAATctgctaaaaaataaaatatatatttattgcAGATTAGACTTAGAacaatggagagaaagagataaCTGGTGATTGAACATGCAGATAAGCTACATCATCCTACTCTCATAACAGAGCGGTCTTATGTTTTGTCCAGATTTAAATGTTTCTGACAGGTGTCAGCCAATCCTTAAGAACCTCTTTAAAAATGGCAAATCAGGAACCATATTAAGTGTCTATTTGATATCAAACGCTGCAGTGTGATCAAAAAAGCTGTCTCGAAAACTTAATTTCTAAAGGTCGAAGGTAGTCTTGAGGGGAAACTCAAAGCTTTGCTGGGCTGACACTGTGACAGGGAAAACAAACCACAGAATTATAAAAACGTTAGAAAAAAATAAGGTCTGccgcagcagctcctctttctcccgAGGCTCCTGGGATGAACCAATTTAGgaaatatttgatatttatcTTGGCTGAAGATAGTTTGGAATAATAATTCAAAAACAGACTCAAGACAGAGTGGTTTATTGGTTTGTCAACTGGCAGTTCTGCCAAAGCACCATAGGAACCAAACTGAACAATAACCCACCTTTGTGTATGTCAACAGCGATGCATTCAGGAACAGTGGTCTTAAAGCAGGAGTAAATGttccaaacaaaataaaatcctcATAAATGGGTTTAACACAAGCACAAATTAGACAGCAGCTTTTGTAAAttacattccctgttttttttttttctaacagcGGGTTACAGCTGAGGTTGAAATaatgggttgggggggggcaaagacagGGATTAGAGATGAACGCACAGATACTGTCCTCCATCCCAAATGGCAGTGTGGCCGCGCGCACGTGCATTGGTGTGCTGCGTGAGAGATTGT is drawn from Takifugu rubripes chromosome 19, fTakRub1.2, whole genome shotgun sequence and contains these coding sequences:
- the soat2 gene encoding sterol O-acyltransferase 2 isoform X3, with translation MRSVGSPSVVTRRNVKAHSNQISGVNDNSVQEEDLKLWQKHAQELKVKVLEQVQDQLSDLLDKALIENVPPFYQKQPAANGTTTHPSSRSQRMDDGKVFMARPSVLDELFEISHIRTIYHMFIAVLLIFFLSTLTVDYIDQGRLVLEFDLLFYAFGNLGTVTWAWIVMFAYTLLVPYYAMRLWGSLYHTFPSKLGLSLSTGLLLSAVQICVLGQFPVHVVVQYQLPPASRFIVILEQIRFVMKSYSFIRETAPLVMNNPPKEGENPRFPTLSSYLYFLFCPTLIYRESYPRNSHIRWNYVFVTVGMIFGCLFYGYFVLVRLCVPVFRPETNQPFTKRSMVLAVFNSILPGIMLLLLCFFAFLHCWLNLFAELLQFADRMFYKDWWNSTSFTNYYRTWNVVVHDWLFYYGYRDFLWLSKRKFRTAAMLSVFIVSAIVHEYALSMGFGFFYPVMFCLFAVFGVVFNFTLNDKRQSPVFNVIMWACLFVGQGVQVCLYCQEWYAQARCPRTGNSFLELVTPRSWSCN
- the soat2 gene encoding sterol O-acyltransferase 2 isoform X1, which codes for MRSVGSPSVVTRRNVKAHSNQISGVNDNSVQEEDLKLWQKHAQELKVKVLEQVQDQLSDLLDKALIENVPPFYQKQPAANGTTTHPSSRSQRMDDGKVFMARPSVLDELFEISHIRTIYHMFIAVLLIFFLSTLTVDYIDQGRLVLEFDLLFYAFGNLGTVTWAWIVMFAYTLLVPYYAMRLWGSLYHTFPSKLGLSLSTGLLLSAVQICVLGQFPVHVVVQYQLPPASRFIVILEQIRFVMKSYSFIRETAPLVMNNPPKEGENPRFPTLSSYLYFLFCPTLIYRESYPRNSHIRWNYVFVTVGMIFGCLFYGYFVLVRLCVPVFRPETNQPFTKRSMVLAVFNSILPGIMLLLLCFFAFLHCWLNLFAELLQFADRMFYKDWWNSTSFTNYYRTWNVVVHDWLFYYGYRDFLWLSKRKFRTAAMLSVFIVSAIVHEYALSMGFGFFYPVMFCLFAVFGVVFNFTLNDKRQSPVFNVIMWACLFVGQGVQVCLYCQEWYAQARCPRTGMREHTQAPPRWRNELTQKPGQHLKSQM
- the soat2 gene encoding sterol O-acyltransferase 2 isoform X2, which produces MRSVGSPSVVTRRNVKAHSNQISGVNDNSVQEEDLKLWQKHAQELKVKVLEQVQDQLSDLLDKALIENVPPFYQKQPAANGTTTHPSSRSQRMDDGKVFMARPSVLDELFEISHIRTIYHMFIAVLLIFFLSTLTVDYIDQGRLVLEFDLLFYAFGNLGTVTWAWIVMFAYTLLVPYYAMRLWGSLYHTFPSKLGLSLSTGLLLSAVQICVLGQFPVHVVVQYQLPPASRFIVILEQIRFVMKSYSFIRETAPLVMNNPPKEGENPRFPTLSSYLYFLFCPTLIYRESYPRNSHIRWNYVFVTVGMIFGCLFYGYFVLVRLCVPVFRPETNQPFTKRSMVLAVFNSILPGIMLLLLCFFAFLHCWLNLFAELLQFADRMFYKDWWNSTSFTNYYRTWNVVVHDWLFYYGYRDFLWLSKRKFRTAAMLSVFIVSAIVHEYALSMGFGFFYPVMFCLFAVFGVVFNFTLNDKRQSPVFNVIMWACLFVGQGVQVCLYCQEWYAQARCPRTGQNSFLELVTPRSWSCN